From a region of the Nonlabens sp. Hel1_33_55 genome:
- a CDS encoding ATP-dependent zinc protease, translating into MKSKKTIIGRTDKADFPKLNFEGIDIKIDTGAYTSSIHCKDIEEKDGTLCAIFLDESHPQFHGQRLEFSDYEVTTVRSSNGILDQRYEVQSNIRLFTKLYKISLTLNNREDMRFPVLLGRKFLSKKFIVDPELQDISFLQTQHED; encoded by the coding sequence ATCAAAAGCAAAAAAACGATCATAGGCCGCACAGATAAAGCCGATTTTCCCAAGCTCAACTTTGAAGGTATCGATATTAAGATCGATACAGGTGCGTACACTTCCAGCATTCATTGTAAGGATATTGAAGAAAAAGATGGTACACTCTGCGCTATTTTTCTAGACGAATCGCACCCTCAATTTCACGGCCAGAGACTCGAATTTTCAGATTATGAGGTGACCACGGTACGCAGCAGTAATGGGATTCTTGACCAGCGTTATGAGGTACAGTCCAACATTAGACTTTTTACCAAGCTCTACAAGATCTCACTAACACTCAACAATAGGGAAGATATGAGGTTCCCGGTATTATTGGGACGTAAGTTTCTATCCAAAAAATTTATAGTAGATCCTGAGCTCCAGGACATCTCCTTTTTACAGACACAACATGAAGATTGA
- a CDS encoding carboxypeptidase regulatory-like domain-containing protein, whose translation MNKILLLITGMFLMAIAANAQSVKITGVVVDSLGTPVPMANVIAYGSNNTLGAFGITNTEGRYQLLNLKQDSTYVLKVSFLGLKPIEETVTKIQSDMTKNFIMLDGADQLDAISIVYEMPVTIKGDTIVYNSDSFTNGTERRLEDVLKKLPGMEVSEDGDVQVEGKAVERVFINGKEFFEGDTRLATKNIPADAISKVEVLKNFNNVSQLKGVGNDQDRVAINIRLKEGKEKFWFGEITAAGGYGNDDVRYQVKPKAFYYSPDLSVNILTDFNNLGIPAFSFRDYARFTGRSFSNTSDAGSNVGTGVGTSGFTTFRQNQAVNIESKFAAFNAAFKASESLDISGFAIFSKTRTDDSTIQNRLYADVPDDGLEGGIQEDIRDVSFQENDLAIFKLGADYKPNSNLTLDYNGQINITDVTETSNFVSSRIEPVENGGTENVVENIGQLDSQRPVVIDQSLNGYYTAGDRSIFSLESRYINQEEDPFYNAIRDIQNQQDPEPFNGRLGLTQADPYNINQNNLVQTSRLDAKVDYWYILNKISNLNVTVGGIFAQQDYNSSIFQILDNQSRNDLTDSDLVNDVQYNYNDVYAGLHYKVITGKFTITPGFNYHSISTKDEQNGSTNEIKTNRILPDLDIRFDLKSSESLSFNYNETLTFSDVNNYAQALVFGNYNSLSSGNNQLEGAINDAFRINYRNFNMFNYTTIFGGLNYTKQRDAIQNSFTPDGINQISTPINSQFAQESFGGNGRFSREFGKINASVGASMNFSSFNNVNRGQNQELKNFTQTYSAGLRSNWDDGVNFDLNYSLNLQNVDQGLQVTNFTTNTFSIDADWQIGEALQLVAEYDLNLFSGDLTNQNYDFLETSLYYNKPDSKWEYKVAATNLTNTQAIVSASAGGGFIVSSTTQNFVLPRYVYLQVKYDL comes from the coding sequence ATGAATAAAATATTACTTCTCATTACAGGAATGTTTTTGATGGCTATTGCTGCAAACGCTCAATCTGTAAAAATTACTGGAGTTGTTGTCGATAGTTTAGGCACACCAGTACCTATGGCAAATGTAATTGCCTATGGATCCAACAATACCTTGGGAGCCTTTGGAATCACAAATACAGAAGGTCGCTACCAACTCCTTAATCTTAAACAAGACAGCACTTACGTTCTTAAAGTTTCTTTTTTAGGTTTAAAACCTATAGAAGAGACCGTGACTAAGATACAGTCAGACATGACTAAAAACTTTATCATGTTGGATGGAGCAGATCAATTGGACGCTATAAGTATCGTATACGAGATGCCGGTTACCATTAAAGGAGATACCATCGTTTATAACTCCGATAGTTTTACCAATGGAACCGAAAGAAGATTAGAAGATGTACTCAAAAAATTACCTGGTATGGAAGTCAGCGAAGATGGCGATGTCCAGGTAGAAGGGAAAGCCGTTGAACGTGTCTTCATCAACGGGAAAGAGTTCTTTGAAGGAGATACACGACTTGCAACTAAAAACATCCCTGCAGATGCTATTTCAAAAGTTGAGGTTCTCAAAAACTTCAATAATGTGAGCCAGCTCAAAGGTGTGGGAAATGATCAGGATAGGGTTGCCATCAACATTAGATTAAAAGAAGGAAAAGAGAAATTCTGGTTTGGTGAGATTACAGCAGCAGGTGGTTATGGTAATGATGATGTAAGATATCAAGTCAAACCAAAAGCTTTTTACTACAGTCCTGACTTATCAGTTAATATCCTGACGGACTTTAATAATTTAGGAATCCCAGCATTTAGCTTTAGAGATTATGCTCGTTTTACTGGAAGAAGTTTTAGCAACACCTCAGACGCAGGTTCCAATGTTGGTACTGGTGTAGGTACTTCTGGTTTTACAACCTTCCGTCAGAATCAGGCAGTCAACATTGAGAGTAAGTTTGCGGCCTTTAATGCAGCCTTTAAAGCAAGTGAAAGTCTAGACATTAGCGGATTTGCAATTTTCTCTAAAACTCGTACCGATGATAGTACAATCCAAAATCGCTTGTATGCAGATGTTCCGGATGATGGTCTAGAAGGTGGTATTCAAGAAGATATCAGGGATGTATCTTTTCAAGAAAACGATCTGGCCATTTTTAAATTAGGGGCAGATTATAAGCCTAATTCAAACCTTACTTTAGATTATAACGGTCAGATAAACATCACTGATGTCACAGAGACTTCAAATTTTGTCTCTTCTCGTATAGAACCAGTTGAAAATGGAGGCACTGAAAATGTAGTAGAAAACATTGGTCAACTTGACTCTCAGCGTCCAGTAGTGATCGATCAAAGCTTGAATGGTTATTATACCGCAGGTGATCGCAGTATCTTCTCTTTAGAAAGCCGATACATCAATCAAGAAGAAGATCCTTTTTATAACGCCATTAGAGATATTCAAAATCAGCAGGATCCAGAGCCATTTAATGGACGTTTAGGTCTTACTCAAGCAGATCCTTATAACATCAATCAAAACAATCTAGTTCAAACCAGCAGACTTGATGCTAAGGTTGACTATTGGTATATCCTAAATAAGATCAGCAATCTTAATGTTACTGTTGGTGGAATTTTTGCCCAGCAAGATTATAACTCCAGCATCTTTCAAATTCTAGACAATCAGTCTAGAAATGATCTAACAGATTCTGATCTGGTGAATGATGTTCAATACAACTACAATGATGTTTATGCCGGCCTGCACTATAAAGTCATCACCGGTAAATTCACAATTACTCCAGGTTTTAATTATCATAGCATTTCTACAAAGGATGAGCAGAATGGCTCAACTAATGAAATCAAAACCAATAGAATATTACCTGATTTAGATATAAGATTTGACTTGAAATCTTCTGAAAGCTTATCCTTCAATTACAATGAAACCTTGACATTCTCAGATGTGAATAATTATGCGCAAGCTTTAGTTTTTGGTAATTACAACTCTTTGAGTAGTGGTAACAATCAATTGGAAGGAGCTATAAATGATGCATTCAGAATTAATTATAGAAACTTCAATATGTTTAATTACACCACCATTTTTGGCGGCTTGAATTATACAAAGCAACGTGATGCAATTCAGAACAGCTTCACACCAGATGGGATCAACCAGATATCAACGCCCATCAATTCACAGTTTGCGCAAGAATCATTTGGTGGGAACGGTAGATTCAGTCGCGAGTTTGGTAAAATTAATGCTAGCGTAGGTGCCAGTATGAATTTTTCATCTTTCAACAACGTCAATAGAGGCCAAAACCAAGAGTTGAAAAACTTCACACAAACGTATTCTGCTGGGTTACGCAGTAACTGGGATGATGGAGTCAATTTTGACCTGAACTACAGCCTCAATTTACAGAATGTCGATCAAGGTTTACAGGTCACTAATTTTACAACCAATACTTTTTCTATCGACGCTGACTGGCAGATAGGCGAGGCATTACAATTAGTTGCAGAATATGATCTGAATCTATTTAGTGGTGACCTGACAAATCAAAATTATGATTTCTTGGAAACGAGCTTATACTACAATAAACCAGATTCTAAATGGGAATATAAAGTTGCAGCGACTAACTTGACAAATACGCAGGCTATTGTAAGTGCTTCTGCTGGCGGTGGTTTCATAGTTTCCAGCACCACACAAAACTTTGTGTTACCTAGATATGTGTATCTGCAAGTGAAGTATGATCTGTAG
- a CDS encoding GLPGLI family protein: MNKILGLIILLVAGITAQAQDIYGEATYFSKAAIDKSFLEGNRDINPEQRKRIEENLKKASEKTFVLKFNRSESVWIEEVALAAPSQGRGGWGNFMGSAMGGEKYKDITSNTFTEQRDMMGKTFLIKDDLPVLDWQITGETRQIGNYTAIKATAVKKNDALDMSAFRRRRGNDNEKKKEEDGETSLTDMIEKDENTTVTAWFTPQIPVQHGPAEYGGLPGLILELNANNTTMLCTKIALNPDSRSDIEPATKGEEIKLEEYNTTFQQKMEEMAQRFRGRGGRGRN; this comes from the coding sequence ATGAATAAGATATTAGGATTAATTATACTGCTAGTTGCGGGAATTACAGCTCAGGCACAAGACATCTATGGTGAGGCGACCTATTTCTCAAAAGCTGCTATTGATAAAAGTTTTCTAGAAGGAAATCGGGACATCAATCCAGAACAACGCAAGCGTATTGAAGAAAACCTCAAAAAAGCGAGTGAAAAAACGTTTGTCTTGAAGTTTAATAGAAGTGAATCGGTTTGGATTGAAGAAGTGGCTCTAGCTGCACCTAGTCAAGGTAGAGGCGGTTGGGGAAATTTTATGGGATCTGCAATGGGTGGAGAAAAATATAAGGACATCACCTCTAATACTTTTACAGAGCAACGCGACATGATGGGAAAAACATTCTTGATAAAAGATGATCTGCCTGTACTGGATTGGCAAATTACTGGTGAAACCAGGCAAATAGGAAACTACACAGCTATCAAAGCTACAGCGGTGAAAAAGAATGATGCGCTTGATATGAGCGCCTTTAGAAGAAGACGTGGTAATGATAATGAGAAGAAGAAAGAAGAAGATGGTGAGACCAGTTTGACTGATATGATTGAAAAGGATGAGAACACGACTGTAACGGCGTGGTTCACCCCTCAAATACCAGTGCAACACGGCCCAGCTGAATATGGCGGATTGCCAGGATTGATTCTTGAGTTGAATGCTAACAACACCACTATGTTATGTACAAAAATCGCTCTCAATCCTGATAGCCGTAGTGATATTGAACCAGCCACGAAAGGTGAAGAGATCAAACTGGAAGAATACAATACAACGTTTCAACAAAAGATGGAAGAGATGGCTCAACGTTTCCGTGGTAGAGGTGGTCGTGGTAGAAACTAA
- a CDS encoding GLPGLI family protein — protein MKNFKWIAAVVVFLAFAKANSLQAQQDFKAIAHYIAQSKFDVKEDSTDAKEVAEDPRRAEITAQIKAALAAGSKQEYTMKFTPTESSYEKVIELAKPKKPSGGISVSFQVNNGSTNTVYKDLKEGKFYREDQIMGKEFLIIDDVKTYDWQLTQESKKIGNYTCYKATYTPEITEEEQTEKEKKEKDAKEGSLFALIPEEDKTITAWWTPEIPISNGPGEYQGLPGMILEVKEANTILLCTKIEINPEEDLNIKQPKSGKEINEKDFDELRDKKMEERMKKNGGKGFFITETRSN, from the coding sequence ATGAAAAATTTTAAATGGATTGCCGCGGTAGTTGTTTTTCTCGCTTTCGCGAAAGCGAACTCCCTACAAGCACAGCAGGATTTTAAAGCCATCGCACACTACATCGCCCAAAGCAAGTTTGATGTAAAGGAAGACTCCACGGATGCAAAAGAAGTCGCTGAAGACCCACGCAGAGCCGAAATAACCGCCCAAATTAAAGCGGCATTAGCTGCAGGTAGCAAGCAGGAATATACCATGAAGTTTACACCTACAGAATCCTCCTATGAGAAGGTAATCGAACTAGCAAAACCCAAAAAACCTTCTGGTGGTATAAGTGTCAGTTTTCAGGTGAATAATGGCTCAACCAATACCGTTTATAAAGACTTGAAGGAAGGAAAGTTCTATCGAGAAGATCAGATTATGGGTAAGGAGTTCCTTATCATTGATGATGTGAAAACTTATGACTGGCAGTTGACTCAAGAGAGTAAAAAAATAGGAAACTACACTTGTTATAAGGCGACCTACACTCCTGAAATTACCGAGGAAGAACAAACGGAGAAGGAAAAAAAAGAAAAGGACGCTAAAGAGGGCAGTCTATTTGCTTTGATACCTGAAGAAGATAAAACCATTACAGCGTGGTGGACACCAGAAATACCTATCAGTAACGGTCCTGGAGAGTACCAAGGTTTACCAGGAATGATCTTAGAAGTCAAAGAGGCAAATACAATTTTATTATGTACCAAAATTGAGATCAATCCAGAAGAAGATCTCAATATCAAACAGCCTAAATCAGGCAAAGAGATCAATGAAAAAGACTTTGACGAGCTACGGGACAAAAAAATGGAAGAGCGTATGAAAAAGAACGGCGGAAAGGGTTTCTTCATAACTGAAACACGGAGTAACTAA
- a CDS encoding zinc metalloprotease has protein sequence MKKVILSLFATALILSCSENSEFQEDPINNDGIQTAELRKCYAAENFDKMMLNPEFALNAAAIEAKANQFAQAAFEKARKKPRGGGNDGGDTGGTDPGDNIGVVNIPVIVHVLYNNNSENISDAQINSQIAVLNNDFRKTNSDAGSVPSEFAGLAADSEITFTLSSITRTSSTRTSWGTNDAMKSSANGGVDAVDPANNLNIWVCNIGGGILGYAQFPGGPASTDGVVVAPQYFGTIGSATAPFDGGRTATHEVGHYLNLRHIWGDGRCNRDDFVADTPSSDRANYGCPSYPTSHCRSNDMTMNYMDYVNDDCMYMFSAGQKTRMRSLFAAGGARESLIK, from the coding sequence ATGAAAAAAGTAATTTTATCCCTATTTGCTACTGCCCTAATCCTATCATGTAGTGAAAACAGTGAATTTCAAGAAGACCCAATCAATAATGACGGTATTCAAACAGCCGAGCTGCGCAAATGTTATGCAGCAGAAAATTTTGACAAAATGATGCTCAACCCAGAGTTTGCTTTAAACGCAGCAGCTATTGAAGCAAAGGCTAATCAATTTGCTCAAGCGGCATTTGAAAAAGCAAGAAAAAAACCAAGAGGTGGTGGCAATGATGGTGGAGACACTGGTGGCACAGATCCTGGAGATAATATAGGTGTTGTAAACATTCCTGTGATTGTCCATGTTCTTTATAATAATAATTCAGAAAATATTAGCGATGCGCAGATCAACTCACAAATCGCAGTGCTTAACAACGACTTCAGAAAAACAAATAGTGATGCAGGATCAGTTCCATCGGAATTTGCAGGTCTGGCAGCAGATAGCGAAATAACTTTTACTCTTTCCAGCATCACACGCACGTCCTCTACTAGAACTTCTTGGGGAACTAACGACGCGATGAAAAGTTCGGCAAACGGTGGCGTTGATGCAGTAGACCCTGCAAATAATCTTAATATTTGGGTTTGTAATATTGGTGGTGGAATTTTAGGATATGCTCAATTCCCTGGAGGACCAGCTTCCACAGATGGTGTAGTTGTAGCTCCACAATATTTCGGAACAATTGGAAGTGCAACTGCTCCTTTTGATGGCGGTCGTACGGCTACTCATGAAGTAGGTCACTATTTGAACCTAAGACATATTTGGGGAGATGGAAGATGTAACAGAGATGATTTTGTTGCAGATACTCCATCTTCAGATAGAGCAAACTACGGTTGTCCATCATACCCTACGTCTCACTGTCGTTCAAATGATATGACAATGAACTACATGGATTACGTAAATGATGATTGTATGTATATGTTCAGTGCAGGACAAAAAACTCGTATGAGATCCTTATTTGCCGCTGGTGGTGCGAGAGAATCACTTATCAAATAA
- a CDS encoding sensor histidine kinase: MISAVVFITISIQFYWVFKNYEESERQLERDINTSFDLAVEDYFTNESKRNTLGFYSKDGDFPKSKMDSILTNIGKVIKSENEALKFPEKEQGSDSLNNKDLNISGIQVFKGLDRDTAAFEKELKTPFNRLFIAKDSSKTGKATISNLRFTDDQISGSVREVSDRIVISFATNQMDLEKVDSLMSASLESYGINIDHGFLYNDGDDDFTQGTINGTQIIESDSPQLYQNTNLKLIYSGGQSTLLKRNLTSISLSFLLICGVIFCLFYMLWIIRKQKELSTIKNDLISNITHEFKTPIATASAALEGVQNFTTTGDIEKSTRYLGIGREQLAKLNLMVEKLLETATIDSDKLALQKTKFSLSDSIEGSVNRYKDLTHKSIELIVPDKEVEFYGDEFHLENAINNLIDNAIKYGGDAITIKLEKITSKIHLEVKDDGSLLEKKDAKLLFDKFYRVPSGDRHTVKGHGIGLFYTKAIIEKHGGSIFLDVKPTTFKIELPYE, encoded by the coding sequence ATGATCAGTGCCGTGGTATTCATCACGATTAGCATTCAATTCTATTGGGTGTTCAAGAATTATGAAGAAAGTGAAAGACAGCTAGAGCGCGATATCAACACATCTTTTGACCTCGCAGTTGAAGATTATTTTACGAATGAATCCAAACGCAATACACTTGGTTTTTATAGCAAGGATGGTGATTTTCCCAAAAGCAAAATGGATAGCATCCTGACCAATATAGGCAAGGTTATTAAAAGTGAAAATGAAGCTCTCAAATTTCCAGAAAAGGAACAAGGAAGTGACAGCTTGAATAATAAGGATTTAAATATAAGCGGAATCCAAGTTTTTAAAGGTCTGGATCGAGATACCGCTGCATTTGAAAAAGAATTAAAAACTCCTTTCAACAGGTTATTCATTGCAAAGGATAGCAGTAAAACAGGAAAAGCCACCATTTCAAACTTAAGGTTTACAGATGATCAAATATCAGGATCAGTCAGAGAGGTTAGTGATCGCATCGTGATTTCTTTTGCTACCAACCAGATGGATCTTGAAAAGGTAGACAGTCTGATGAGCGCGTCGCTAGAATCATATGGTATTAACATTGATCATGGTTTTCTATACAATGATGGTGATGACGATTTTACTCAAGGTACGATTAATGGGACTCAAATTATAGAAAGTGATAGCCCGCAACTGTACCAAAACACAAACCTGAAATTGATCTACTCTGGTGGACAATCTACCCTTCTTAAACGCAATCTAACTAGCATATCTTTGTCTTTCCTACTTATATGTGGAGTTATTTTTTGCCTATTCTATATGCTGTGGATCATTCGCAAACAGAAAGAATTGAGCACCATCAAAAATGATCTAATCTCTAACATTACCCATGAGTTTAAAACACCTATCGCTACAGCAAGCGCTGCACTTGAAGGTGTTCAGAATTTCACAACTACGGGTGACATAGAAAAATCAACACGTTATTTAGGTATAGGAAGAGAACAGCTGGCAAAACTCAACTTAATGGTAGAAAAGCTATTGGAAACAGCTACGATCGACAGCGATAAACTGGCTTTGCAAAAAACCAAGTTTTCATTGAGCGATTCCATCGAGGGTTCTGTCAATCGCTATAAAGATCTTACCCATAAGTCTATCGAACTGATTGTCCCAGATAAAGAAGTTGAATTTTACGGTGATGAATTCCATCTCGAGAATGCCATTAACAATCTTATTGATAATGCGATTAAATATGGCGGCGATGCCATAACTATAAAACTAGAAAAAATCACTTCTAAAATTCATCTGGAAGTAAAGGATGACGGCAGTTTGCTTGAGAAAAAAGACGCCAAATTACTTTTTGACAAGTTCTATCGAGTACCTAGCGGCGATCGTCATACCGTCAAGGGTCACGGTATTGGATTATTTTATACTAAAGCAATCATTGAAAAACATGGCGGTAGCATTTTTCTAGACGTGAAACCAACGACCTTCAAAATAGAATTGCCTTATGAATAA
- a CDS encoding YqjF family protein, whose protein sequence is MSFLTSTWSYLPFANFKVEPALLEPYLPKGTELDLRGACADISLVGLRFENTRILNLPVPFHINFSEINLRFYVRQPGSNRRGVVFIKEIVDKPLITLVANKLYNERYETMPLDFALKENDQSNKVTYRWKPKEWQQLSASYLPKALPIEQGSNEQFILERYYGYSSYDAQTTYEYEVCHASWKHYKVTDFELSVNFEQTYGSAFAVLDTLQPDSVMMAHGSRISIENKRKL, encoded by the coding sequence ATGTCATTTTTAACCTCTACATGGAGTTATCTTCCATTTGCAAATTTTAAGGTAGAACCAGCGTTGCTGGAACCATATCTTCCTAAAGGAACTGAACTCGATTTGCGTGGCGCATGTGCAGATATCAGCCTTGTAGGATTGCGTTTTGAAAATACTCGCATCCTAAACCTGCCAGTTCCATTCCATATTAATTTTAGCGAGATAAATCTGCGTTTCTATGTACGGCAGCCAGGTAGTAATCGCCGTGGCGTTGTTTTTATAAAAGAAATTGTGGACAAACCACTAATTACACTGGTTGCCAATAAGCTATACAATGAGCGCTATGAAACTATGCCGCTTGATTTTGCACTCAAAGAGAATGATCAATCCAATAAAGTTACCTACCGGTGGAAACCTAAGGAATGGCAGCAATTAAGTGCCTCATACCTGCCAAAAGCGTTGCCTATTGAACAAGGAAGCAACGAGCAATTTATACTGGAGCGTTACTACGGTTACTCATCCTATGATGCGCAAACTACCTATGAATATGAAGTGTGTCACGCCAGCTGGAAACACTATAAAGTAACCGATTTCGAACTAAGCGTGAATTTTGAACAAACCTATGGAAGTGCTTTTGCCGTTCTGGACACCTTGCAACCAGACAGTGTGATGATGGCACACGGCTCCAGAATTTCCATAGAAAACAAAAGAAAGTTGTAA
- a CDS encoding alpha/beta hydrolase has protein sequence MNPKFSYLILYPMISILFLGMTSCSVKKHSNIDYGSHVGNVEDTPKLNVFTSTKASDELLPVLVFVYGGNWNSGRKGLYNYVGRNFAKHDMVTVLPDYTKSPIVDVETMTMQIATSIKWVLNNIEDYGGDPDRIYLTGHSAGAHLVALAAMNPDYGIQPDEVKGIILNDAAGLDMETYFKTNPPTSGQDYIATWTNNPEVWKSTSPINYIDSETPKIKIYTGRETYKSIITSNERFVAKLNKFQPDVSIQWLDKSHIPMVSQLFWPWNDRFQEVRDFMDE, from the coding sequence ATGAATCCCAAATTTAGTTACCTGATCCTCTATCCTATGATCTCCATATTGTTTTTAGGGATGACTTCCTGCTCTGTAAAAAAGCATTCAAACATTGATTACGGTAGTCACGTCGGTAATGTAGAAGATACTCCAAAACTAAACGTTTTTACCAGCACTAAGGCAAGCGATGAACTATTACCCGTTCTTGTATTTGTCTATGGCGGCAATTGGAATAGCGGTAGAAAAGGTTTGTATAATTATGTAGGAAGGAACTTTGCTAAACATGATATGGTGACGGTCTTACCAGATTACACAAAAAGTCCTATTGTGGATGTGGAAACCATGACAATGCAAATCGCTACCAGTATAAAATGGGTACTCAACAATATTGAGGATTATGGAGGTGATCCAGATAGGATTTATCTCACTGGACACAGCGCTGGTGCGCATCTTGTCGCCCTAGCTGCGATGAATCCGGACTATGGAATTCAGCCAGATGAGGTTAAGGGAATCATTCTTAACGATGCGGCTGGACTGGATATGGAAACCTATTTTAAGACCAACCCGCCAACTTCAGGTCAGGATTATATCGCTACATGGACCAACAATCCAGAGGTCTGGAAAAGCACTTCGCCCATAAATTACATTGATAGTGAAACTCCCAAAATAAAAATATATACAGGTCGTGAAACCTATAAATCCATCATCACCAGCAACGAGAGGTTTGTGGCAAAATTGAATAAATTCCAGCCAGATGTCAGCATTCAATGGTTGGACAAGTCGCATATTCCCATGGTATCACAGCTATTCTGGCCATGGAATGATAGATTTCAGGAGGTTAGGGATTTCATGGATGAATAG
- a CDS encoding response regulator transcription factor, giving the protein MNKKKTRVLFAEDEPALAMIVKESLETRGFDVTHCADGQKALDTFINNEFDILVLDVMMPLLDGFELASKVRENNNAIPIVFLTAKSQTEDVLKGFHVGGNDYLKKPFSIEELIVRMKNLLERKQVQQSADMYQLGQYSFNFPQQKLSFKENDPVKLTHRESHLLYHLLQNKNKVLDRSYILQKLWGSDDFFTGRSMDVFITKLRKKLSQDDQIEIVNVRGYGYKLLTP; this is encoded by the coding sequence ATGAATAAGAAAAAGACTCGCGTACTATTTGCAGAAGACGAGCCAGCACTGGCGATGATTGTAAAGGAAAGCCTGGAAACCAGAGGATTTGACGTTACTCATTGTGCTGATGGTCAAAAAGCGTTGGATACTTTTATCAACAATGAATTTGATATTTTGGTTTTGGATGTGATGATGCCTTTACTTGACGGCTTTGAGTTAGCCAGTAAAGTGCGTGAAAACAATAATGCAATTCCCATTGTCTTCCTTACCGCAAAATCACAAACAGAGGACGTACTCAAAGGTTTTCACGTAGGAGGAAATGATTATCTCAAAAAACCATTTTCCATCGAAGAGCTGATCGTGCGAATGAAAAATCTGCTGGAACGTAAACAAGTACAACAGTCTGCAGATATGTATCAACTTGGGCAATATTCTTTCAATTTCCCACAGCAAAAATTATCATTTAAGGAAAACGACCCAGTAAAACTGACACACCGGGAATCCCATTTGTTGTATCACTTATTACAGAACAAAAATAAGGTTCTCGATCGCAGTTACATTCTACAGAAATTATGGGGCAGCGATGATTTTTTCACGGGAAGAAGCATGGATGTGTTTATCACAAAACTGCGCAAAAAGCTATCTCAAGACGACCAGATAGAAATTGTAAATGTGAGAGGTTATGGGTACAAGCTTTTAACTCCTTAG
- a CDS encoding DUF427 domain-containing protein, whose translation MKAIWNNQVIAESDQTVVVENNHYFPKTAIKQEFFKESDKTTGCPWKGKASYYTLEVDGEKNQDAAWYYPDPKNAAKEIQDHVAFWKGVEVTK comes from the coding sequence ATGAAAGCAATCTGGAACAATCAAGTCATCGCCGAAAGCGACCAAACGGTCGTTGTAGAAAACAATCACTATTTCCCAAAGACTGCTATCAAGCAGGAATTTTTCAAGGAGAGCGATAAAACCACTGGTTGCCCATGGAAAGGTAAAGCGAGTTATTACACGCTAGAAGTAGATGGTGAGAAGAATCAGGATGCTGCTTGGTATTATCCAGACCCAAAGAACGCTGCCAAAGAAATTCAGGATCACGTTGCTTTTTGGAAGGGTGTTGAGGTTACAAAGTAG